From a region of the Arachis ipaensis cultivar K30076 chromosome B09, Araip1.1, whole genome shotgun sequence genome:
- the LOC110266469 gene encoding glu S.griseus protease inhibitor-like translates to MSTGCEGKSSWPELVGVEGTVAEARIERENPLVNAIIVPEGSMVTTDYRCDRVWVWINKAGIVKRVPIIG, encoded by the exons ATGAGTACTGGTTGCGAAG GAAAGAGTTCATGGCCCGAATTGGTTGGAGTTGAAGGAACAGTGGCAGAGGCAAGAATTGAGAGGGAAAATCCGTTGGTGAATGCTATAATTGTGCCTGAAGGAAGCATGGTAACCACTGATTATCGATGTGATAGGGTTTGGGTTTGGATCAACAAAGCTGGAATTGTTAAAAGGGTTCCAATTATTGGATAG
- the LOC107618945 gene encoding uncharacterized protein LOC107618945, with protein MFFYYFVIYFCYFIYLDIDKSWITKPRGNVEYRNGLNRFLDFAFANASSDGMIHCPCPLCGFRCYQTREDAYDHLLMKPFPPNYTFWLHHGERIVDERSNGREELEPIVNSGDQMRDMVHDAFNLPGLQNEDEDSMNGHVGDVAEGLPYLSDEPSREARAFHDLLEDGEQELYPGCSKFSKLSFLVRLYHIKCMCGVSDKAFGLILELLGDAFEHAGIPKTLHDAKRIIRKLGIEYKKIDACPNDCMLYQGSDQDLSKCKRCGASRWKQKTRKNSLLRINAVVKKNGKPLPAKILRYFPLIPRLQRLFMSSKTSVDMLWHKRGTNTDGSLRHPRDGEGWKAFDRRYTEFSRDPRNVRLALASDGFNPYGNLSSKYSIWPVILIPYNLPPWICMKQTNFILSMIISGPKMPGNDIDVYLQPLIDELKQLWAGVDTYDASERKTFKMRAALMWTISDFPGLGNLSGWNTYGGRACPTCNLDAETMRLTFSQKWCYMGHRRFLNRDHRYRQDRSRFDGKVEDRSPPTKLTGRDVLRQLEGVPVSQGKVQAVGGKRRRGQQTVVQDESPWKKRSVFFDLPYWENNELRHNLDVMHIEKNVCDNIVFTMLNESGKSKDHLKARKDLQLMGIRQDMWPLEGGKYPAAVFTMRNPEKDVFLRTIKNVVFPDGYSSNISRCVDLKQRKLFGLKSHDCHILMEHLLPIASKHVLPTPVSAVLAELSAFFRLICSKSIDPQQLPLLQDRVVHTLCHMEMIFPPSFFTVMVHLTVHLVEEVRLGGPVHYRWMYPIERYLCRLKQYVRNRAQPEGSIAEGYLSEEILTFCSRYLDNVETRINRPTRVDDRPTDAPPCEIANMFPEVGKAVGAASFFTLTATEKHQAHRHVLVNCIAVEKFLDEYRAMTKRKL; from the exons AtgtttttttactattttgttatttatttctGCTATTTCATTTATTTAGACATTGATAAGAGCTGGATTACAAAGCCACGAGGGAATGTAGAATATAGGAATGGTCTAAATAGATTCCTTGACTTTGCATTTGCCAATGCATCATCCGATGGGATGATACATTGTCCATGCCCTTTGTGTGGGTTTCGGTGTTACCAAACTAGAGAAGACGCCTACGATCATCTTTTGATGAAACCCTTTCCCCCTAACTATACCTTTTGGTTACATCACGGTGAGAGGATCGTAGATGAGAGATCCAACGGTAGGGAAGAACTAGAACCCATTGTAAATTCAGGAGATCAAATGCGTGACATGGTCCACGACGCATTCAACTTGCCAGGACTGCAAAATGAGGATGAAGACTCGATGAATGGGCATGTCGGAGACGTTGCGGAGGGGTTGCCGTACCTATCTGACGAACCTAGCCGCGAGGCTCGTGCCTTTCACGACTTGCTGGAGGATGGCGAGCAGGAGTTGTACCCGGGATGCTCAAAATTCTCGAAACTGTCTTTCTTGGTGAGGCTGTACCATATCAAGTGCATGTGCGGAGTGAGCGACAAGGCTTTCGGTTTGATTCTAGAGCTACTGGGGGATGCCTTTGAGCATGCAGGGATTCCGAAGACGTTGCACGATGCCAAGAGGATCATAAGGAAGCTCGGTATTGAGTATAAGAAGATAGATGCATGTCCAAATGACTGCATGCTGTATCAGGGCTCCGATCAAGACCTGTCTAAATGCAAACGGTGTGGAGCATCCAGGTGGAAGCAAAAGACCCGGAAGAATTCCTTATTAAGGATCAACGCCGTTGTCAAGAAGAATGGGAAACCTCTGCCGGCGAAGATTCTCCGTTACTTTCCTCTGATTCCACGGTTACAGCGATTATTCATGTCCAGCAAGACATCCGTGGACATGTTGTGGCACAAGAGAGGAACCAATACTGACGGTTCCTTGAGGCATCCCAGGGACGGCGAGGGTTGGAAAGCATTTGACAGGAGATATACTGAATTTTCTCGCGATCCGCGCAATGTTCGCTTAGCCCTGGCCAGTGATGGCTTCAATCCTTATGGAAACCTCAGTTCAAAGTACTCAATATGGCCAGTGATTCTTATTCCGTACAACCTACCCCCATGGATTTGCATGAAACAAACCAACTTCATTCTCTCTATGATTATTTCTGGTCCTAAAATGCCTGGTAATGACATAGATGTCTACCTACAGCCCCTGATCGATGAGCTGAAGCAGTTGTGGGCCGGTGTTGATACGTACGACGCGAGTGAGAGGAAAACATTCAAGATGCGAGCTGCACTGATGTGGACTATCAGTGATTTTCCTGGCTTGGGCAATTTATCTGGCTGGAATACTTACGGCGGGAGAGCTTGCCCCACGTGCAATTTGGATGCCGAGACTATGCGACTCACCTTCAGTCAAAAATGGTGTTATATGGGTCATCGTCGCTTCTTGAATCGCGATCACAGATACAGACAGGATCGGAGTAGATTCGATGGCAAGGTAGAGgatagatccccacctaccaaatTGACTGGTAGGGATGTCCTGAGACAATTGGAGGGTGTTCCCGTCTCACAAGGCAAGGTGCAAGCGGTGGGTGGTAAAAGAAGGCGCGGACAGCAGACCGTGGTGCAAGACGAGTCTCCCTGGAAAAAGAGGAGTGTATTTTTTGACCTGCCGTACTGGGAGAACAACGAATTACGTCACAACCTTGACGtgatgcacatagagaagaatgtATGCGACAACATTGTTTTCACCATGTTGAACGAGAGCGGTAAGTCCAAAGACCACCTAAAAGCTCGAAAAGATCTCCAGTTGATGGGCATCCGGCAGGATATGTGGCCACTTGAAGGTGGAAAGTATCCCGCTGCAGTATTTACCATGCGGAATCCAGAGAAGGATGTCTTTCTTAGGACAATCAAGAATGTGGTCTTTCCAGACGGATACTCTAGTAACATCTCTCGCTGTGTTGATTTAAAACAGCGCAAGTTATTCGGCTTGAAGAGTCATGACTGCCATATTCTAATGGAACATTTACTGCCAATTGCGTCAAAACACGTGTTGCCCACCCCAGTGTCCGCCGTCTTGGCTGAGTTATCAGCCTTTTTCCGACTAATATGTAGTAAATCCATAGATCCTCAACAACTTCCTCTCCTTCAGGATCGTGTGGTCCATACTTTGTGCCACATGGAGATGATATTTCCACCTTCCTTCTTTACAGTTATGGTTCATCTAACTGTGCACTTGGTCGAGGAGGTACGTCTCGGTGGCCCAGTGCATTATCGGTGGATGTACCCAATTGAGAG GTACCTATGTCGTCTCAAGCAGTACGTGCGTAACAGGGCACAACCGGAAGGATCGATTGCAGAGGGCTACTTATCCGAGGAGATTCTCACATTCTGTTCGAGATACCTAGATAACGTCGAGACTAGGATCAACCGACCGACGCGCGTTGATGACCGGCCGACCGATGCTCCGCCGTGCGAGATTGCCAATATGTTCCCAGAGGTTGGAAAGGCGGTCGGGGCAGCTTCATTTTTTACTCTAACAGCAACCGAAAAGCATCAAGCACATCGTCATGTACTGGTCAATTGCATTGCTGTAGAGAAATTCTTGGA TGAGTACAGAGCCATGACAAAGAGAAAACTGTGA